A genomic region of Megalobrama amblycephala isolate DHTTF-2021 linkage group LG6, ASM1881202v1, whole genome shotgun sequence contains the following coding sequences:
- the actr5 gene encoding actin-related protein 5 codes for MLLSSMSNKHNVYTFEDYKCTPDPVFTVERECLEPSPAPIVVDNGSFQCRAGWACGGSQSDQPRLVFRSAAARSRGAARSDAHVGNDIPNLEPLRWTLKSAFDRNSVVNFDIQELIFDYIFMHLGINTQGHVDHPVVVTEPPCNPLHCRQMMSELLFECYGVPRVAYGVDSLFSFYNNSVSDGADLPSTGLVVSSGYHCSHVLPVINGRLDAVNCKRVNLGGGQAASYLQRLLQLKYPANQTAITLSRMEELLHQHSYVALDYQQELENWRSPIFYEREVHRVQLPFSGRAVGVCMSAEERNERKAQQLRRLQEINSRRREEKLQEDQKRLETLLSVQELLEDGSLELFHRSLVELNMDSAEELQSYIHKLSMSVEQHKLMKAELLNQTAEVEPPADDGNEMETDLNEENDDPGKTTSANQPMFNMAEYHQLFVGTERLRVPEILFQPSLIGEEQMGLMETLQFVLEQYPAEQQEALVKNVFLTGGNLQYPGLKERVQRDLLAIRPFQSHFKVSLASRPALDAWFGAREWALRNPAEEQGWISRQDYEEKGGEYLREHCASNIFIPMKLNKPTPTTKHIIMGKFPDTSLPDTISNDNDVSLS; via the exons ATGTTGTTGAGCAGTATGAGTAATAAACACAATGTTTACACTTTTGAGGATTATAAATGTACGCCGGACCCTGTATTCACGGTGGAGAGGGAATGTCTAGAACCATCTCCGGCGCCGATAGTGGTAGATAACGGCTCGTTTCAGTGCCGCGCGGGTTGGGCGTGCGGTGGTTCACAGTCGGATCAGCCGCGGCTCGTGTTCAGATCGGCGGCGGCGCGCAGCAGAGGAGCCGCGCGCAGTGACGCGCACGTGGGGAATGACATTCCTAACCTGGAGCCGCTGCGCTGGACCCTCAAGAGCGCGTTTGACCGCAACTCTGTGGTGAACTTTGACATACAGGAGCTCATCTTTGATTACATCTTCATGCACCTCGGAATAAACACACAG GGTCATGTGGATCACCCTGTGGTGGTCACCGAGCCGCCCTGTAACCCGCTTCACTGCCGACAGATGATGTCGGAGCTGCTCTTCGAGTGTTATGGAGTCCCGCGGGTGGCGTACGGTGTGGACAGTCTGTTCAGCTTCTACAATaacagtgtcagtgatggagcaGATCTGCCCTCTACAGGTCTGGTGGTGTCATCAGGGTATCACTGCTCACACGTGCTGCCCGTCATCAATGGCAG GCTGGATGCTGTGAATTGTAAGCGTGTGAATTTGGGTGGCGGTCAGGCCGCGTCGTATCTTCAGAGACTGCTGCAGCTGAAATACCCCGCAAACCAGACGGCCATCACACTGAGCCGCATGGAGGAGCTTCTGCACCAGCACAGCTACGTCGCTCTGGACTACCAGCAGG AGCTGGAGAACTGGCGCAGTCCTATCTTTTACGAGAGGGAAGTCCACCGCGTGCAGCTGCCGTTTTCAGGGCGGGCAGTGGGCGTTTGCATGAGCGCCGAGGAGAGGAACGAGAGGAAAGCACAACAGCTTCGCAGACTACAGGAAATCAACAGCCGCCGCAGAGAAGAGAAACTGCAGGAAGACCAGAAACGGCTGGAAACGCTGCTGTCTGTGCAG GAGCTGCTGGAGGACGGATCTCTGGAGCTGTTCCACAGGAGTCTGGTGGAGCTCAACATGGACTCGGCCGAGGAGCTTCAGTCTTACATCCATAAACTCAGCATGAGTGTGGAGCAGCACAAGCTCATGAAGGCCGAG TTGTTGAATCAAACTGCAGAGGTGGAGCCGCCCGCAGATGACGGGAATGAGATGGAGACGGATTTAAATGAGGAGAACGATGATCCCGGCAAAACTACCAGTGCCAACCAG CCGATGTTTAACATGGCGGAGTATCATCAGCTGTTCGTGGGAACGGAGCGTTTGCGTGTGCCGGAGATCTTATTCCAGCCGTCACTGATCGGAGAGGAGCAGATGGGCCTGATGGAGACACTGCAGTTTGTTCTGGAACA gtacCCTGCGGAACAGCAGGAGGCGCTAGTGAAGAATGTGTTTTTAACTGGAGGAAACCTGCAGTATCCTGGACTAAAAGAAAGAGTGCAGAGAGACCTGCTCGCCATCAGACCCTTCCAGTCACACTTTAAG GTGTCTCTGGCGAGTCGGCCGGCTCTGGACGCGTGGTTCGGGGCTCGTGAATGGGCACTCAGGAACCCTGCTGAAGAACAGGGCTGGATCAGCCGTCAGGATTATGAGGAGAAGGGAGGGGAATATCTGAGAGAACACTGTGCTTCAAACATCTTCATACCCATGAAACTCAATAAACCGACACCTACGACGAAACACATAATCATGGGAAAATTCCCAGACACAAGCCTTCCTGACACCATCAGCAATGACAATGACGTCTCCCTGTCTTAG